Proteins encoded by one window of Luteitalea sp.:
- a CDS encoding TerC/Alx family metal homeostasis membrane protein, with protein sequence MDVIWLWVGFNAFVLAMLAVDLFVFHKDAHEVAPAEAAGWSLVWVALALMFGAAIYILMGPAAGLEYFAGYLIEKALSVDNIFVFVLIFSFFRVPLRYQHRVLFWGILGALAMRGGMIAAGAYLIQHFHWVMYVFGAFLVFTGVRMATQREQDIEAESNPVIRIVRRLLPVTTIYYGQKFFVREEVNGKLRIVATPLFIVLVLVETTDLIFAVDSIPAIFAVTQD encoded by the coding sequence ATGGACGTAATCTGGCTCTGGGTCGGATTCAACGCCTTCGTCCTGGCGATGCTGGCGGTCGACCTTTTCGTGTTCCACAAGGACGCGCACGAGGTCGCGCCGGCGGAGGCGGCAGGGTGGAGCCTGGTATGGGTGGCCCTCGCGCTGATGTTCGGCGCCGCTATCTACATACTCATGGGGCCGGCCGCTGGGTTGGAGTACTTTGCCGGGTATCTGATCGAGAAGGCGCTTTCTGTCGACAATATCTTCGTCTTCGTCCTGATCTTCAGCTTCTTCCGCGTTCCGCTTCGCTATCAGCATCGCGTGCTCTTCTGGGGGATTCTGGGGGCACTGGCCATGCGCGGCGGGATGATCGCCGCAGGCGCCTATCTGATCCAGCACTTCCATTGGGTCATGTACGTCTTCGGGGCGTTCCTGGTCTTCACCGGCGTCCGCATGGCGACGCAGAGGGAACAGGACATCGAGGCAGAATCCAACCCCGTGATCCGCATCGTGCGCCGGCTCTTACCCGTGACCACCATCTATTACGGGCAGAAATTCTTCGTGCGAGAGGAGGTGAACGGCAAACTGCGGATTGTGGCGACGCCGCTCTTCATTGTGCTGGTGCTCGTCGAGACGACGGATCTGATCTTTGCCGTGGACTCGATTCCGGCCATCTTCGCGGTGACGCAGGACC